The sequence CGGAGTGTCTCACGCAGAAAGAACCGGAGTTCGGCAAAGGCTTCTTTCCAAAGCCTAACAAAAAGAAGTTCCGGTCTGACGAGTATGAGGAGCACAAGACTCCACATGGACGAGCACCGCGGGTaccaaaaaagtaaggggcccgacaaagaaaagggagtcatgtgactcaggACAGGAGGACCACCCACTAAAAGAGAAACGACGAAGTGGGTGGACAATAATGCAGGCCAACTACCCACTAACCAAAATGGGTAATTCTACAGAAGCTCCACTCATCAAAAGAAGACAAAGGATGGTGGAAAAGTTGCAGGCTGGCCCCTCACAGCATTATCAGCTGAATAATTGAGTATGGGACCAGAAAAGCACCACTCACCGAAAGCAAAAGACAAGACCGAGTGGAGAAAAAAGTAGCTGGACCTCACCAACCATTATCACAAAAAGATAAAGGAAGGTTCAACtccatgtgaaggcactaacTAGTGTTGACAATAATGGCCGACAAAGGAAGGTAGCCGTCACCATCCAAGTTAGCTGGACACGAAGAAggaatccaaggccaactaccaagcaattatagagggggtcaaacctctatataaacgcAAGCTCTGGAGAGAAGAGATCATCGGAAAAATTCACAACTCTTCACAcaccacactctctctctagaaaattatctttgtaatttttaaattttagttttcaaagttttttctttttaagtttttagttcttttaatttatgtatacaagtattagctactatgagtagctaaacaagttagtctcctcccttggggataattttataaaataaattaagtattttataattcctctataaacgctttaTTTTGCCCAAAtttccggtttagtaaaaatattttctttatatttatcaacaaaaatattCAACGTCGATACAcagtgaaggaggaaggttgcaaccatctcttgcgagtgcgtggttggatGAAGCCTGAAGGGCGGGAGGTCCGTAAAACGCGACAAGTACTGAAtcctgaaggtgaccagtcggcgaaaggtataatgttgatttatgtttagaattattttgaagtgttacggaaacATGTTGGGCCATGGTTTATTTTGTAAGGAACTCTATAGGGTATTTTAGCATTAAGTTGTGGTTTTTGGTATATTTGTGAACATTTGTGTTTATTTTGGGGCTGATTTGCAATTACTCAAAATGGGTATGGGAAAAACCAAACACAATCCAAAGATGATGTATTTACACCAAAAATTTAAAGTCtatgggaaaaaccaaaatctgGATAAAGATTGTGGATTTAGAACAAATTAacccataaatatataaagaaaCGCAACAACTTGCGTGCGGCTGGCTGATAACATCCTCCACACAAAATTCCCGGACGATATCATGAATGCTGCAACTTTTTATTTTCCCATCAAACTTCCTATTGGTGACCAAAACTAGACTTCTCTCGACAAGATCCTCCAAATAATATTCTGCCTCCTCTTCCAAGCTTTTAGATCCACTCGAACTTGTTACAAAACCTTCAGATATCCAAAGATTAACAAGTTCAGTAACACGAATCTCCTGATCTTCTGGAAAGCCAACCATATATGAAAAACACGGCTTCAAGTGATTAGGTAAGTGGTTATAACTCAAACAAATAATTGTCTCAAGCTGCGTGTCATTCGCCGCAATTTTCTTCCACAAGTTTCGAGTTTTAAGAATCTTAGATAGAATTCCTACCACCAGCAAAATTGCAAGGGGTAGCCCTCCACAGCCTTTAGCAATTTTGGTCCCAATGTCTTCCAATTCAATGGGGAAGCCTTCATCTCCAAATACCTTCTGCTTTAGCAGATTCCAACTATCACGCGCATCCAACAAACGCATCATGTGAATTGAGCTAGAATAGCGAACATAAGCAGCCACATCTTGTAGCCTTGTTGTTACTATATATGATCCGACTTCCATTGTCATTTTCAGGAAATAACATCTTTACCTCGTCCCAAGCCTTCTTACTGCAAATGTCGTCAACTATAATCAGATATTTGTTGTTGTGGAGGTATTCACGAATTAAGGAATCGATAGGAATCTTCCTATCAGCTGACATCCCTTTAATGGAAGCTAGGAGATGTAAAGCAATAGTTCCTATATTATAATCTTGTGATATTGTGACCCAACCACACTTAAAAGTTTCAATAATGGAAGGATCATTATAAACAATTTTAGCAAGTGTGGTCTTACCAATGCCTCCCCTTCCAACAATTGGGAGAACCCGTAGTCTGGATGATTCCACCAAAAGCCATCTTCGCTGCTTGTGATTGCTGATCTTGATGATGAACCAACAGCAGGAGAATCAGTTACGCCCTTACCCTTGATGTAATCCACCACATCTCCAACGGTTGACTGCAGTCTCTGTGCTACTTTCCTCAACTTTTTTGCAAGTATGGCTGTCGGCTCTGTTGATCCGCAATCTGAAAGATATTctccaaaaaagaaatattggATAATCTCATATGCTGTATTTGCTGCCTCTCTGATTTTTTCTTTGTTTAGATAATGTTTGAGATTCAACTGCAAATAAGTTAGTATAAAAATCCATGAATAAGTTGCTTGTAAAACATGAATTgtcataattaatttaattaattggtaaAATTTTCGCCAACTCGAACTCAAGTTTAAATgattactagcatttgcactcgtgcaacgcacgaaaaatatttttatattttattatatataaaattgatattaatttgattattatataaaaattctaaatataattaaaaatactatataatttaagataaatatattttagtttaatataaaaataataaagaataattcatattaataaaaaatgatattgtaaaaaaagaaaacaatttaaGATTGTTGAGGCGATAGCGCGAATCCAAATCAAACTTCTCCTTGGAGTAACATATTCCAAGCTTTTTAATGTTTGTAATCATTTTCACCATTCTTCTACTCCACACAAAGTCCGTCACCAGCGGAAGTGTTTGTAAGTTTTCAAGAGGATATTTTTGTCCTTTAGGCAGGGGtaaaggatgaaatgagaaggCAATAAGATGTTTTAATTGTCGCAACCTCCAAATCTCAATGGGCAAATCAACCTCATatctataaataattaaagtttgAAGATTCTGAAGCTTTGATATGGCTGAAGAAAAAATAATGTTGGGAATGTTGGAAGCAATGTAAGTTAAATGAATCAGATTGAACACTTGACCTGGCTCCCAATCCCAATAATCGCTTCTACGTAAAACATGAAGGACCCTCAGAGAACTAAACTTCTCTACAACGCCCATAGATCTATACCCTTTCTTCGGAATACATATTATGGTACGGATGTATGAGCTATGCACATAGTCTTTGAGATGTAGATCATACGAACTAGCACTTATCCTATGATGATCTTTTATGAGACGTGGAACAAAATGCTTTCGCAGGATAGGAGTAGGTAAGTAATCCATAACAGAAAGAATTATCTTCTCTTTCGTAGCCTCCCTTACGAGAAATTCCCGCACAGTATCATGAAGGCGACAACTCTTTATTTTCCCATCAAACTTCCTGTTGGTGTCCAAAACTAGACTTCTCTCGACAAGATCCTCCAAACAATCTTCTGCCTCCTCTTCCAAGCTTTTTGATCCATTTGAATGTGTTACAAAACCTTCGGATATCCAAAGATTAACAAGTTCCGTAACACGAATCTCCTGATCTTCTGGGAAGCCAGCCATATATAAAAGACATGGCTTCGAGTGATTGGGTAAATGAGTATAACTTAAACAAATTATTGTTTCAAGCTGCCCGTCATTTGCAGCAATTTGCTCCCATGAGGATCGAGTACGAACCTTAGATAGAAGTCCTGCCACCACCACGATTGAAAGGGGGAGTCCTCCACAATTTTGAACAATTTTCTTCCCAATATCTTCTAGTTCAACAGGGAAGTCTTTATCGGCGAACACCTTCTGCTTTAGCAAATTCCAGCTATGATGTGCATCCAACAGCCTCATTGGATGAATGGAGCTAGAAGAGCTGACATAATCAACCACATCCTGCATCCTTGTGGTCACTATGATCCGACTCCCATTGCGGGTATCAGGAAACAACATCTTTACATCATCCCAAGCTTTCTTACTCCACATGTCGTCCATTACAATAAGATACCTGCTACGCTCCAAGTGTTTGTGAATTAAAGACTCCATTGGAATGTCGCTCTCAGCATCTCTTACTGCCGAAATTCCTTTCATGGAAGCTAGCAGATTTAGAACAATACGTTCTACACTATGATCTTGTGATATTGTGATCCAAGAgcacaaattaaaatatttcataACAGATGCATCTTCATAAACAGTTTTAGCAAGTGTGGTCTTACCAATGCCTCCTCTTCCAACAACAGCGAGGACCTGTAGTGTGGACGGTCCCCATAAAAGCCGATTCTTGATCATTTTCAGATCTTCTTCAAAACCAACCACGTCGTCATCTTTGCTGCTTCTGATTGCTGATGAACTAACATCTGCAGCATCAATTATGCTGCTGATCCACCACATCTCCAACGATTGACTTCAGACTCGCTGCAAATGCCCTCAGCCTTGCAAGTCTGACTGTCGACATCATCGGTCCACCATATGAAACATTTTCTTCGGAGAAGAGATATTCAATAACCTCATGTGTTGACCTTGCTGCCTCTCTGATTCTTTGTTTGTTTGGATAATGTTTGAGATTCAATTGCAACACAATAGAATGGTCGCGGATGGAAATAATTTGTTGTTTTAAGGAATGAGTGATGAGATCATCACGTCGTTCTAGGATTTGATCTAAGAGTTGTTGCAGATTATCAAGAGCTTCATAATGTTggttatccttgacatcatctaatgatacgcagcggaatatacattcaaggattagatctagatttacaaatgcatcatgtgtagagatagTCACACAACAATAAGAATAACTTACTCGTTGTGTGGTAAACGTGCGTCTCGATTCTTGccgtgaatccactactaaggtatccacgtgtatgtcgattcgatgcaggaacgattccaagtgcacgattcaatcgtcaacagctaggaaatctccgattgaaactaTAGTGCTTTCTTAGTGTTTTGCCAAGCAAAAGCTCTAAGTTAATGTTTTTTGTAATCTTCTCATTTGTAAGGCCAAGCCCTTATATTTATAaggaagaagacaattctaaattgtcttctcttccttagtattagaatatatcaaatatatcctaatctagtccataatatctttcaatctcccacttggactagcattagattaaacaccaagcactaACTTTGCACTCTTgagcgaatcaacaatacacataaagtgtgaccctttaggcctccattatcgacgataatcaaattaaagtctacacaaaactcctagactgcgttgtgtagcgaactcgatatatgaagaacgtttacgtggattcTGTAAACAAACCTTTATATGAAGTTTATGTAATATCCCttcattcacgaaccactcgatTGAGCCTAGGATCTGCCATGTGTCTATCCCAATAGCTCAATCAttttatctcatctttattaaatgaccCTTCCGATCATATTCAATTATTCTAATTGAATATATCTTTGCATTGGCCAATGACTAACGGTCAAATAATATAGAGAATTTGAAGTGTTCTCTCGAAATTCAAATCGAGGAATGAATCCTATTCTTGGCTCAACTACCATTTCCATTTGCCTCATGATGtacccaacacaagccgtatctacccctttgatggagtgcaagcattgtacttggtcaaagcacaccactcaacaaacaaaatgagtattgacctcaagtcaaaggactatTACATACTCCATACACTATTAAATCATAGACACTAGAACAAATGATTTAATAGTAGGGTATACCAATATTCTCCAAAATATCCATGTGTCCATCACGAGAATCAAATTACTCGTAGTTGTGAGATCAACTACATTCTCTAAGAATATGATGCAGACCACATGCTAACCTATCGCATGTCATCAATATCCCATTCTTGATGACCATTGGTTAGGGCATCTTTAGAATTACACTCAAACCATTAATGTCTCACATCATTAATAGTAGTGATAATTCAAGGgaacaaataaaagaataaagtcaAACAATAAAACCAAATATTCTAATAAATGCACTAGCccatgaaatcaaataacatacATAAATGTGATCAGGTAAGgatgtctcaattcaaattgTTTCTAAGACATTCAAACCAATACTCCCACTAAATTAAAGCCAACTTCCAACATGTCTAACACCCAAGCTCTCAAAATGTTTGTTGTGTTTTGCTATACACAACGGCTTGGTGAAAGGATCGGCTAAGTTATCATCAGTGGGTATTCTTTCTAATTTCACATCGCCCCTTTCAATTATTTCTCTGATCAGATGATATCTTCGGGGAATGTGCTTGTTTCTATTCGTGGGTCTTGGTTCCTTTGCTTGCGCAACTACACCAGTGTTGTCACAATACAACGGTATTGCACAATTGGTACTTGGAATGACACCCAGTTCTTTCACGAATTCTAACAGAGccacagcctccttagcagcttcagaTGCAGCAATATACTCGGCTTCGGTGGTGGAGTCGGCAGTAGTGCTTTGTTTGGAACTATTCCAACTAACTGCTCCACCATTGAGGATGAAGACATAGCCAGACTGTGACTTATAGTCATCATGGTCTGTTTGGAAGCTAGCATCAGTATACCCAGTAACTGATAACTCTGGTTGTCCACCATAGACTAAGAAGTATTCTTTAGTCCTTCTAAGGTACTTTAGAATAGTCTTGACAGTTCTCCAATGTACCTCACCGGGATTTTGCTGAAATCTGCCTGTCATGCTAAGCGCATATGCCACATCTGGCCTAGTAGATGTCATGGCATACATTATCGATCCTATAGCAGAAGCATATGGGATCCTTTTCATGTATTCGATCTCTTGGTCATTAGAAGGGCAACCCTTCT comes from Salvia miltiorrhiza cultivar Shanhuang (shh) chromosome 3, IMPLAD_Smil_shh, whole genome shotgun sequence and encodes:
- the LOC131018109 gene encoding putative late blight resistance protein homolog R1B-16 — translated: MWWISSIIDAADVSSSAIRSSKDDDVVGFEEDLKMIKNRLLWGPSTLQVLAVVGRGGIGKTTLAKTVYEDASVMKYFNLCSWITISQDHSVERIVLNLLASMKGISAVRDAESDIPMESLIHKHLERSRYLIVMDDMWSKKAWDDVKMLFPDTRNGSRIIVTTRMQDVVDYVSSSSSIHPMRLLDAHHSWNLLKQKVFADKDFPVELEDIGKKIVQNCGGLPLSIVVVAGLLSKVRTRSSWEQIAANDGQLETIICLSYTHLPNHSKPCLLYMAGFPEDQEIRVTELVNLWISEGFVTHSNGSKSLEEEAEDCLEDLVERSLVLDTNRKFDGKIKSCRLHDTVREFLVREATKEKIILSVMDYLPTPILRKHFVPRLIKDHHRISASSYDLHLKDYVHSSYIRTIICIPKKGYRSMGVVEKFSSLRVLHVLRRSDYWDWEPDCGSTEPTAILAKKLRKVAQRLQSTVGDVVDYIKGKGVTDSPAVGSSSRSAITSSEDGFWWNHPDYGFSQLLEGEALCGWVTISQDYNIGTIALHLLASIKGMSADRKIPIDSLIREYLHNNKYLIIVDDICSKKAWDEVKMLFPENDNGSRIIYSNNKATRCGCLCSLF